A window of the Streptomyces griseochromogenes genome harbors these coding sequences:
- the hemQ gene encoding hydrogen peroxide-dependent heme synthase yields MSDDAPTTESGRIPNKGKLAKDLNEVIRYTLWSVFKLKDVLPEDRAGYADEVQELFDQLAAKDVTIRGTYDLSGLRADADVMIWWHAETSDQLQEAYNLFRRTKLGRALEPVWSNMALHRPAEFNRSHIPAFLADETPRNYVSVYPFVRSYDWYLLPDEDRRRMLADHGKMARGYPDVRANTVASFSLGDYEWVLAFEADELYRIVDLMRHLRGSEARMHVREEVPFFTGRRKSVAELVAGLA; encoded by the coding sequence ATGAGTGACGACGCCCCCACCACCGAGTCCGGCAGGATCCCGAACAAGGGCAAGCTGGCCAAGGACCTCAACGAGGTCATCCGCTACACCCTGTGGTCGGTCTTCAAGCTGAAGGACGTGCTGCCCGAGGACCGCGCGGGTTACGCCGACGAGGTCCAGGAGTTGTTCGACCAGCTCGCCGCCAAGGACGTGACGATCCGCGGCACCTACGACCTCTCCGGCCTGCGTGCCGACGCCGACGTCATGATCTGGTGGCACGCCGAGACCAGCGACCAGCTCCAGGAGGCGTACAACCTCTTCCGCCGCACGAAGCTGGGCCGCGCCCTGGAGCCGGTCTGGTCGAACATGGCGCTGCACCGCCCCGCCGAGTTCAACCGCTCGCACATCCCGGCGTTCCTCGCCGACGAGACGCCCCGCAACTACGTGAGCGTCTACCCCTTCGTGCGCAGCTACGACTGGTACCTGCTGCCCGACGAGGACCGCCGCCGGATGCTCGCCGACCACGGCAAGATGGCCCGCGGCTACCCGGACGTGCGCGCCAACACGGTCGCCTCGTTCTCGCTCGGCGACTACGAGTGGGTCCTCGCCTTCGAGGCCGACGAGTTGTACCGCATCGTCGACCTCATGCGTCACCTGCGCGGCTCGGAGGCTCGCATGCACGTCCGCGAAGAAGTTCCCTTCTTCACCGGCCGCCGCAAGTCGGTGGCCGAGCTGGTGGCCGGGCTCGCCTGA
- a CDS encoding alpha/beta hydrolase, which yields MRAAALYSAAGSLLLTSLAAAPAGGAPDVPGRAELRGAAVAAARARAVGIDFGTCSAVKDAPAAMQCGTVNVPLDYAHPDGKQIQLTVSRARATHTDPRNSKRKVPRQGSLVYNPGGPGASGMLFPLVGTLPEWKGIAAAYDLIGYAPRGVERSAPLSCVDPKHFFPAPAPTPTHPSEQYKRQRIAQAKAYARGCAQRSGSKLRFYNSLNNARDLDVLRAALGEDRLTFMGASYGTYFGALYATLFPSHVRRMVLDSAVNPAPEKVWYRDNLDQSAAFEDRWTDFREWMARHDDVYRLGDTAAKVQRSYDTARSRLAAKAAGGKVGPAQLQSAFLTAGYYDDFWPGRAAALSAYLKGDAKPLIELAAPSPETAAEAENSGAVYTAVECNDAAWPTDWKVWDRDNTRLARVAPFETWDNAWMNLPCAYWPAPRQRPLDVRTGPGELPQVLILAAERDAATPYAGALEMNRRLSGSVLVTERDAGTHGIGGGRNECVNGHLDAYLLEGRLPGRRAFCAPHPEPKPETPKHRAPKQPLRDSLKGKSA from the coding sequence ATGAGAGCTGCCGCCCTGTACTCGGCCGCCGGATCCTTGCTCCTGACTTCTCTGGCCGCGGCGCCCGCGGGCGGCGCGCCCGATGTGCCGGGCAGGGCCGAGCTGCGCGGGGCGGCGGTGGCCGCCGCCCGCGCCCGCGCGGTCGGCATCGACTTCGGCACGTGCTCCGCCGTGAAGGACGCGCCCGCCGCCATGCAGTGCGGCACGGTGAACGTCCCGCTGGACTACGCCCACCCCGACGGCAAGCAGATCCAGTTGACGGTCAGCCGGGCGCGGGCCACCCACACGGACCCGCGCAACAGCAAGCGGAAGGTGCCCCGGCAGGGCTCCCTCGTCTACAACCCGGGCGGCCCCGGCGCGTCCGGCATGCTCTTCCCGCTGGTCGGCACGCTGCCCGAGTGGAAGGGGATCGCCGCCGCCTACGACCTGATCGGCTACGCCCCGCGCGGGGTGGAACGCTCGGCGCCGCTGTCGTGCGTGGACCCCAAGCACTTCTTCCCGGCACCCGCCCCGACGCCGACCCACCCCTCGGAGCAGTACAAGCGGCAGCGCATCGCCCAGGCGAAGGCGTACGCGCGCGGCTGCGCCCAGCGCTCCGGGAGCAAGCTGCGGTTCTACAACTCACTCAACAACGCCCGCGACTTGGACGTCCTGCGGGCGGCGCTGGGCGAGGACCGGCTGACCTTCATGGGCGCGTCGTACGGCACCTACTTCGGCGCGCTGTACGCGACGCTGTTCCCCTCCCACGTGCGGCGGATGGTGCTGGACTCGGCGGTCAACCCGGCCCCGGAGAAGGTCTGGTACCGCGACAACCTCGACCAGTCGGCCGCGTTCGAGGACCGCTGGACGGACTTCCGCGAGTGGATGGCCCGGCACGACGACGTGTACCGGCTCGGCGACACGGCGGCGAAGGTGCAGCGCAGTTACGACACCGCGCGCAGCCGGCTGGCCGCGAAGGCGGCGGGCGGGAAGGTGGGGCCGGCGCAGCTGCAGAGCGCGTTCCTGACCGCCGGGTACTACGACGACTTCTGGCCCGGCCGGGCCGCCGCGCTGTCGGCCTATCTGAAGGGCGACGCGAAGCCGCTGATCGAGCTGGCCGCGCCGAGCCCGGAGACGGCCGCCGAGGCGGAGAACAGCGGCGCGGTCTACACGGCCGTCGAGTGCAACGACGCGGCCTGGCCGACGGACTGGAAGGTGTGGGACCGCGACAACACGCGGCTGGCACGCGTGGCGCCGTTCGAGACCTGGGACAACGCGTGGATGAACCTGCCGTGCGCCTACTGGCCGGCGCCCCGGCAGCGGCCGCTGGACGTGCGCACCGGCCCGGGTGAGCTGCCGCAGGTGCTGATCCTGGCGGCCGAGCGGGACGCGGCGACGCCGTACGCGGGCGCGCTGGAGATGAACCGGCGGCTGTCCGGCTCGGTGCTGGTGACCGAGCGGGACGCGGGCACGCACGGGATCGGGGGCGGCCGCAACGAGTGCGTGAACGGACACCTCGACGCCTACCTGCTGGAGGGCCGCCTCCCGGGGCGGCGCGCGTTCTGCGCACCGCACCCGGAGCCGAAGCCCGAAACCCCCAAACACCGAGCCCCCAAGCAGCCCCTACGGGACTCCCTCAAGGGCAAGTCCGCCTAG
- a CDS encoding TIGR04222 domain-containing membrane protein produces the protein MFWVLLLLLAWAFAGIACTRLCLAAVRAAAGDAEAATAHHEHDLTLYETAFLSGGPARVADVTMVSMARGRRLLLAHTGWATVVDPRGRDEMEQSVIGAIGPEGQSRIAPVRATAAGAEAVRRLADRLVRAGLAVPDGARTTVAAGIRQVRAAALVTLGLGLTALLMPAQTGMPRLLVSLWFALPLTLSLSCLAIARVEAYPYTRWASPAGQRLLGALGTRRQAGDGGDEGAFLTSVAVRGIRAIGEPELRAAFTHRDPPWRE, from the coding sequence ATGTTCTGGGTCCTTCTCCTCCTCCTGGCCTGGGCGTTCGCCGGCATCGCCTGTACCCGGCTGTGCCTGGCCGCCGTACGCGCGGCGGCCGGTGACGCGGAGGCCGCGACGGCGCACCACGAGCACGATCTGACGCTGTACGAGACGGCGTTCCTGTCCGGCGGACCGGCGCGGGTCGCCGATGTGACCATGGTGTCCATGGCCCGCGGGCGGCGGCTGCTGCTCGCGCACACCGGGTGGGCCACGGTGGTGGACCCGCGGGGCCGTGACGAGATGGAGCAGTCCGTCATAGGGGCGATCGGCCCCGAGGGGCAGTCCCGGATCGCTCCCGTGCGGGCCACCGCGGCCGGAGCCGAGGCCGTAAGGCGGCTCGCCGACCGGCTGGTGCGCGCGGGCCTCGCGGTGCCCGACGGCGCACGGACGACCGTGGCCGCCGGGATCCGCCAGGTGCGGGCCGCCGCGCTGGTCACGCTCGGACTGGGTCTGACCGCGCTGCTGATGCCCGCCCAGACCGGCATGCCGCGCCTGCTGGTGAGCCTGTGGTTCGCGCTCCCCCTCACGCTCTCCCTGAGCTGCCTGGCCATAGCCCGGGTCGAGGCGTATCCGTACACGCGCTGGGCCTCTCCCGCCGGACAGCGGCTGCTCGGGGCCCTCGGCACCCGTCGGCAGGCCGGGGACGGCGGCGACGAGGGGGCCTTCCTCACCTCCGTCGCCGTGCGCGGCATCCGCGCCATCGGCGAGCCGGAGCTGCGGGCCGCCTTCACCCACCGCGACCCGCCCTGGCGGGAGTGA
- a CDS encoding DUF4142 domain-containing protein: MRPRPAIKGRGIFSGTGLIIVGLAATAAALLFPIWSYADRTNATGANVLSAQTVTTPYGPLSAQDRDFITKVRLAGLWELPAGQLAERKGTTTAVREAGQHLVDGHTSLDAHVRTTASQLGVPLPNVPNQQQRQWLATLTSAQGQEFDRQFAGILRLAHGRVFSLVAQVRAGTQNSLVRDLADDANATVLDHIKILEATGYVDFSALARDLAASPSPVPTPPAVDPSSAVPVAPSPSAASSLPPAASSPPPANSP; encoded by the coding sequence ATGCGACCGCGACCCGCCATCAAGGGCCGAGGCATATTCAGCGGCACCGGGCTCATCATCGTGGGCCTGGCGGCGACAGCCGCAGCGCTGCTCTTTCCGATCTGGTCCTACGCCGACCGAACGAACGCGACCGGCGCGAACGTACTCAGCGCACAGACCGTGACGACCCCGTACGGCCCGCTGTCCGCGCAGGACCGGGACTTCATCACCAAGGTCCGTCTCGCGGGTCTGTGGGAGCTCCCCGCAGGTCAGCTGGCGGAACGCAAGGGCACCACAACGGCCGTACGCGAGGCCGGGCAGCACCTGGTCGACGGGCACACCTCCCTCGACGCGCATGTGCGCACCACGGCCTCCCAGCTCGGTGTGCCCCTGCCCAACGTGCCCAACCAGCAGCAGAGGCAGTGGCTCGCCACCTTGACCTCGGCCCAGGGCCAGGAGTTCGACCGGCAGTTCGCGGGCATCCTCAGGCTCGCCCACGGCCGGGTGTTCTCCCTCGTCGCCCAGGTCCGCGCCGGCACCCAGAACTCGCTCGTCCGCGACCTCGCCGACGATGCCAACGCGACCGTACTGGACCACATCAAGATCCTGGAGGCGACGGGGTACGTCGACTTCTCCGCGCTGGCCCGCGACCTGGCGGCGTCCCCCTCCCCCGTGCCCACACCCCCCGCCGTCGACCCCTCCTCCGCGGTTCCGGTCGCGCCCTCACCGTCCGCGGCCTCCTCCCTGCCGCCCGCCGCCTCCAGCCCCCCACCGGCGAACAGCCCCTGA
- a CDS encoding DUF692 domain-containing protein translates to MRRLGTGIGWRPEIADAVERMPGIDWVEVVAENVCPGHLPDSLLRLLERGVTVIPHGVSLGLGGADRPDEGRLAALAERAEALGAPLVTEHIAFVRAGGALTASPRLEAGHLLPVPRTRDALDVLCENVRIAQDALPVPLALENIAALFSWPGEELTEGQFLAELVERTGVRLLIDVANLHTNHVNRAEDPAEALAALPLEALAYVHVAGGFERDGVWHDSHAHPVPRPVLDILTDLASRVAPPGVLLERDEDFPEPAELERELDAIREAVAAGRATRTSRPGAAGTAGTGGGVTVLAPPEARQRLGVAQAAVLSSLVAGTPVPEGFDRARMGVQARALAAKRAGVVAHVAPELPVLLGEGYRAAFLEYARARPMSGGYRQDALDFVEQLLKTGRPENAKVRRRLRDWWLDRAGPSPRPHGLTARAKVLLRRD, encoded by the coding sequence ATGCGGCGACTGGGCACGGGGATCGGCTGGCGGCCGGAGATCGCGGACGCCGTGGAGCGCATGCCGGGCATCGACTGGGTGGAGGTCGTGGCGGAGAACGTCTGCCCCGGCCACCTCCCGGACTCGCTGCTGCGGCTGCTCGAACGCGGGGTGACCGTGATCCCGCACGGCGTCTCCCTCGGCCTCGGCGGCGCGGACCGCCCCGACGAGGGCCGGCTCGCGGCGCTCGCCGAGCGGGCGGAGGCGCTCGGGGCGCCGCTGGTCACCGAGCACATCGCGTTCGTACGGGCGGGCGGCGCGCTCACCGCCTCCCCGCGCCTGGAGGCGGGCCATCTGCTGCCCGTGCCGCGCACCCGGGACGCCCTCGACGTGCTGTGCGAGAACGTGCGGATCGCGCAGGACGCGCTGCCGGTGCCGCTGGCCCTGGAGAACATCGCCGCGCTGTTCTCCTGGCCGGGCGAGGAGCTGACCGAGGGGCAGTTCCTGGCCGAGCTGGTCGAGCGGACCGGGGTACGGCTGCTCATCGATGTGGCCAACCTGCACACCAATCACGTCAACCGTGCCGAGGACCCCGCCGAGGCGCTGGCCGCGCTGCCCCTGGAGGCGCTCGCCTACGTGCATGTCGCGGGCGGCTTCGAGCGCGACGGCGTCTGGCACGACAGCCACGCGCACCCCGTGCCGCGCCCGGTGCTCGACATCCTGACCGACCTCGCCTCGCGCGTCGCGCCGCCCGGGGTGCTGCTGGAGCGGGACGAGGACTTCCCCGAACCGGCCGAGCTGGAGCGGGAGCTGGACGCGATCCGGGAGGCCGTGGCGGCGGGCCGGGCGACCCGCACGAGCCGTCCCGGGGCGGCGGGCACCGCCGGCACGGGAGGGGGCGTCACCGTCCTGGCCCCGCCCGAGGCCCGGCAGCGGCTCGGTGTCGCCCAGGCCGCGGTGCTGTCCTCGCTGGTGGCCGGGACGCCGGTGCCGGAAGGGTTCGACCGGGCGCGGATGGGGGTGCAGGCGCGGGCGCTCGCGGCGAAGCGGGCGGGTGTGGTGGCGCACGTGGCACCCGAGCTGCCGGTGCTGCTCGGGGAGGGGTACCGGGCGGCGTTCCTGGAGTACGCGCGGGCGCGGCCGATGAGCGGGGGGTACCGGCAGGACGCGCTGGACTTCGTGGAGCAGCTGCTGAAGACCGGGCGGCCGGAGAACGCGAAGGTACGACGCCGGCTGCGGGACTGGTGGCTGGACCGCGCGGGCCCGTCCCCGCGCCCCCATGGCCTGACGGCCCGAGCGAAGGTGCTGCTGCGGCGGGACTGA
- a CDS encoding TIGR03086 family metal-binding protein produces the protein MTDTDIDIVELDRIAVYEAVRVAGLAREEDWERDTPCAGWTLRRLASHMAAQHLGFAAAARGAGHEAVYWKEPEDPREPARVHRAAATAVLSAFAEPGATEREFMLPELGGGFPGARAVGFHFLDYVVHSWDVAAALGVRLELPEHVLDAALAVARRVPADPARRGPGSAFAPVLRMPPGSGPLEETLCLLGRDPREWPVRR, from the coding sequence ATGACCGACACCGATATCGACATCGTGGAACTCGACCGCATCGCCGTGTACGAGGCCGTGCGGGTGGCGGGACTGGCGCGGGAGGAGGACTGGGAGCGGGACACCCCGTGCGCGGGATGGACCCTGCGGCGGCTCGCGTCCCACATGGCCGCGCAGCACCTCGGCTTCGCGGCGGCGGCGCGGGGGGCGGGGCACGAGGCGGTGTACTGGAAGGAGCCGGAGGACCCGCGCGAGCCGGCCCGGGTGCACCGGGCGGCCGCCACCGCCGTACTCTCCGCCTTCGCCGAACCCGGCGCGACCGAGCGGGAGTTCATGCTGCCGGAGCTCGGCGGAGGTTTCCCGGGCGCGCGGGCGGTCGGCTTCCACTTCCTCGACTACGTGGTGCACTCCTGGGACGTCGCCGCGGCCCTCGGGGTGCGCCTGGAGCTGCCGGAGCACGTCCTCGACGCCGCGCTCGCCGTGGCCCGGCGCGTGCCGGCCGACCCCGCCCGGCGCGGGCCGGGATCCGCCTTCGCCCCGGTGCTGCGGATGCCGCCGGGGTCCGGGCCCCTGGAGGAGACGCTGTGCCTGCTGGGCCGGGACCCGCGGGAGTGGCCCGTACGGCGGTGA